The genomic window TCCGTAGCGTGCCGGCAGCCGGTTCGAGGCATGGTCGCAGACGAGTACGAAGGGCGAAGACCCTTCGGCATTCACGACGTCGACGGCTTTCTCGGTGGACATGCCCCAACACCCCCTTTACTGGTACAGTAATTCGGGAAACCGAATATGTGTCAACACTGAAACGAGAATTTCAGAATGGCGGTGAGCATTCCGGCGACGGTCGAGACCACCGTTCATGCCACGATGGACGCACTGACATCCGCCGAGAAGCGCGCAGCGCGGACGCTGCTGGCGAATTATCCGACGATCGGGCTTGCGCCGGTTGCGGAATTCGGCACAGCTGCAGGTGCAAGTGCCGCAACGGTGTTGCGCTTCATTTCCAGGTTGGGCTTTCGCTCCTATCCGGATTTTCAGCGCGCGCTGCGCACCGAACTGGACGAGCGCACGAAATCACCGCTGCAGCGCAGTTTCGAGGTGCCGCGCCAGGAGAGCGAGCGGTTTCTCGATCGCTTCTTCGAGCAAACCGCGGAGATCATGCGGGCGACGGCCGAGCGCATTCCCGCATCCGAATTCGAGGCCGCATCCCGCAAGCTCGCCGACAGCCGCAATGCATGTCATCTCGCCGGCGGCCGCTTCACCGACGCGCTCGCCATGTACATGGAAGCGCATCTCAGGCGCGCGCGGCCCGGCGTGCGCAGGCTTGACGGGCGGATCGCCAACCGGGCCGACCAGTTGCTGGACATCAAGGCGGGCGATGTTGTCGTGCTGTTCGACATGCGCCGCTATGACGACGATTTGCTCGAAACCGCACGCCAGCTGAAGGCGGCGCGCGCTTTCACCATTCTCATGACCGATGAATGGATTTCGCCGATTTCGCGCTTTTCCAAGATCGTGCTGCCGTGCCGGGTCTCGATCGACCGCATCTGGGACGCGAACACCGCCATGTTCGCGCTTGTGGAGGCGCTGATTGCGCGGACCACCGAATTGTCCTGGAAGACCGCCGAAAGCCGCATTCGCGTCGGCGACTGAGCGCGCCGCGCCGGGTCGTAAATGCCTTTGGGCTTGCGCGCCGGCCTTGCGATAACGCAGAACCACTGTCTATGGCCTGCGGGTCTGCAGGCGAAGGATGAGACATGGCGCGACCAGACGAGAGCGGCCCCGCAGACACCGACCTTACAGACAGCGAAGCCGCGACCCGCGACGGCAGGTCCGCGCCCGCCTTCACCATCGGCACGACGGAGATCAAGGCG from Georhizobium profundi includes these protein-coding regions:
- a CDS encoding MurR/RpiR family transcriptional regulator, whose product is MAVSIPATVETTVHATMDALTSAEKRAARTLLANYPTIGLAPVAEFGTAAGASAATVLRFISRLGFRSYPDFQRALRTELDERTKSPLQRSFEVPRQESERFLDRFFEQTAEIMRATAERIPASEFEAASRKLADSRNACHLAGGRFTDALAMYMEAHLRRARPGVRRLDGRIANRADQLLDIKAGDVVVLFDMRRYDDDLLETARQLKAARAFTILMTDEWISPISRFSKIVLPCRVSIDRIWDANTAMFALVEALIARTTELSWKTAESRIRVGD